Proteins encoded within one genomic window of Nordella sp. HKS 07:
- a CDS encoding dimethylarginine dimethylaminohydrolase family protein, giving the protein MSGSNGAVPWGVAAQTGELTDVLLGKPDFFRWVPLNSISAVTFANQEQMGHRFDKQKAMRQHRLMVDAYEKAGVRCHFAEADEGLPSSVFTRDSSFMTPWGAVITSIQTPPRRRDYAVASEFYRNAGIPIWKWVTAGHFEGGDFVILKPGVALLGWSGDRSTKEGAEQVAGWLREKSWEVAIVPIPPQFVHMDAVVVMLEKGLALVCEDALPPYGLDYIKQKHKIEVIKVSYADCVKLGGNVVSLGRKRVLSMSHNVNVNRQLKEAGFDVVAVDYDMFALGGGGVHCSCHELRRNPD; this is encoded by the coding sequence ATGAGCGGATCGAATGGTGCGGTGCCCTGGGGTGTCGCGGCGCAGACCGGTGAGCTGACCGACGTTCTTCTGGGCAAACCTGATTTTTTCCGCTGGGTGCCGCTCAACTCCATCTCGGCCGTGACCTTCGCCAATCAGGAGCAGATGGGCCACCGCTTCGACAAGCAGAAGGCCATGCGTCAGCACCGTCTGATGGTCGACGCCTATGAGAAAGCCGGCGTGCGCTGTCATTTCGCCGAGGCCGATGAGGGCCTGCCCTCCAGCGTCTTCACCCGCGACTCGAGCTTCATGACGCCCTGGGGCGCGGTGATCACCTCGATCCAGACGCCACCGCGCCGGCGCGATTATGCCGTCGCCTCGGAGTTCTACCGCAACGCCGGCATCCCGATCTGGAAATGGGTGACGGCCGGCCATTTCGAGGGCGGCGACTTCGTCATCCTGAAGCCCGGCGTCGCCCTGCTCGGCTGGTCGGGCGACCGCTCGACCAAGGAAGGCGCCGAACAGGTCGCCGGCTGGCTGCGCGAAAAGTCCTGGGAAGTGGCCATCGTGCCGATCCCGCCGCAATTCGTGCATATGGATGCGGTGGTGGTGATGCTGGAAAAGGGACTGGCGCTGGTCTGCGAGGACGCCCTGCCGCCCTATGGCCTTGACTACATCAAGCAGAAGCACAAGATCGAGGTGATCAAGGTTTCCTATGCCGACTGTGTGAAGCTCGGCGGCAATGTGGTGAGTCTCGGCAGAAAGCGTGTTCTGTCGATGAGCCACAATGTCAATGTGAACCGCCAGCTGAAAGAGGCGGGCTTCGACGTCGTCGCCGTCGACTACGACATGTTCGCGCTGGGCGGCGGCGGCGTGCATTGCTCCTGCCATGAATTGCGCCGCAATCCCGACTGA
- a CDS encoding ABC transporter substrate-binding protein, whose translation MTNSILTNRRQLLAGMSAFAAAGLLHGMPTHAQASRQGGKFRYAIVGASISDAFDPSTFADIAPGMMSWQSRSNLVELGADLKLKPELAESFEGTDQARKWVFKLRKGVEFHNGKSLTPEDVIFSLSLHTRPDSKSSIKPTLDGIADMKADGKDTLIITLKEPNADFPFALADYHAQIVPAGTTNFNDGIGTGPYVMKAFDPGVRCTGTRFANYWKEGHGNFDEVECLAISDSTARMNALSTGDLDAVMFVDLKTLGLIERNPAIKVIKVQSGAHMTLPMHVNVAPFDNNDVRQALKYALDRQELVDKLLRGNAVVGNDHPIPPSSPYYAADIPQRAYDPEKTRFHLKKAGLDKLSVQLSASNVILDIGSDTASLYRESAAKAGIDIEIVQEPADSYWSNVWQKKPFCKSYFGARPTPDGIFSLAYGTNAPWNESFWSNARFDELMKQGRAELDEAKRKEIYGEMQRILNEEGGTIIPLFPAVIDATSDKIATGTVAGNLNMDGGRAADRWWFA comes from the coding sequence ATGACCAACAGCATCCTGACGAACCGCCGCCAGCTTCTGGCCGGCATGTCGGCCTTCGCAGCGGCGGGCCTCCTGCACGGCATGCCGACACACGCGCAGGCGTCGCGCCAGGGCGGCAAGTTCAGATATGCCATCGTCGGCGCTTCCATATCTGACGCTTTCGATCCCTCGACCTTCGCCGATATCGCGCCCGGCATGATGAGCTGGCAGAGCCGCAGCAATCTGGTCGAGCTCGGCGCCGATCTCAAGCTCAAGCCGGAATTGGCCGAAAGCTTCGAAGGCACCGACCAGGCGCGCAAATGGGTGTTCAAATTGCGCAAGGGCGTAGAATTCCACAATGGCAAGTCGCTCACCCCCGAGGACGTAATCTTCTCCTTGAGCCTTCACACAAGGCCCGACTCGAAGTCCTCCATCAAGCCGACGCTCGACGGCATCGCCGACATGAAGGCCGACGGCAAGGACACGCTGATCATCACGCTCAAGGAGCCGAATGCCGACTTTCCCTTCGCGCTCGCCGATTATCACGCCCAGATCGTGCCCGCGGGGACGACGAATTTCAACGACGGCATCGGCACCGGCCCTTATGTGATGAAGGCGTTCGATCCGGGCGTGCGCTGCACCGGCACGCGCTTCGCCAATTACTGGAAGGAGGGCCATGGCAATTTCGACGAGGTCGAATGCCTCGCCATTTCCGACAGCACGGCGCGCATGAATGCGCTCTCGACCGGCGATCTCGATGCCGTGATGTTTGTCGATCTCAAGACCTTGGGATTAATCGAGCGCAACCCGGCCATCAAGGTCATCAAGGTGCAGAGCGGCGCCCATATGACCTTGCCGATGCATGTCAATGTCGCGCCCTTCGACAACAACGACGTGCGCCAGGCGCTGAAATATGCGCTCGACCGCCAGGAGCTGGTCGACAAGCTTCTGCGCGGCAATGCGGTGGTCGGCAATGACCATCCGATCCCGCCCTCGAGCCCTTATTATGCCGCCGACATTCCCCAGCGCGCCTACGATCCGGAGAAGACGCGCTTCCATCTGAAGAAGGCCGGTCTCGACAAGCTCAGCGTGCAGCTCAGCGCCTCCAATGTCATCCTCGATATCGGTTCCGACACCGCCTCGCTCTATCGCGAGAGCGCCGCCAAGGCCGGCATCGACATCGAGATCGTCCAGGAACCGGCGGACAGCTATTGGTCGAATGTCTGGCAGAAGAAGCCCTTCTGCAAGAGCTATTTCGGGGCGCGGCCCACCCCCGATGGGATATTCTCGCTGGCCTATGGCACCAACGCGCCGTGGAATGAGAGCTTCTGGTCCAATGCGCGCTTCGACGAGCTGATGAAGCAGGGCCGCGCCGAGCTCGACGAGGCCAAGCGCAAGGAGATCTATGGTGAGATGCAGCGCATCCTCAATGAGGAAGGCGGCACCATCATTCCGTTGTTCCCGGCGGTGATCGACGCCACCTCCGACAAGATCGCGACGGGCACGGTCGCCGGCAATCTCAATATGGATGGCGGGCGCGCCGCCGATCGCTGGTGGTTCGCTTAA
- a CDS encoding VOC family protein, with protein sequence MDKIPTTDTPIVYAGVCCYRDAPKMLDWLERAFGFRKHAAYTGDDGKIVHAEMVFGKSILMMASQRDDGVLGKLVRPPNELGANSQAIYIAVPDADAVHATATAAGAEIVMGLSDQPYGSRDFICKDPEGHIWCFGTYAPQVT encoded by the coding sequence ATGGACAAGATACCGACCACCGACACGCCGATCGTCTATGCCGGCGTGTGTTGCTACCGCGATGCGCCGAAGATGCTCGACTGGCTCGAACGCGCTTTTGGCTTCAGGAAGCATGCCGCCTATACGGGCGATGACGGCAAGATCGTTCACGCCGAGATGGTCTTCGGCAAGTCGATCCTGATGATGGCGAGCCAGCGCGACGACGGCGTGCTGGGCAAACTGGTGCGCCCACCCAACGAGCTCGGCGCCAACAGCCAGGCCATCTACATCGCCGTGCCCGATGCCGATGCCGTGCATGCGACAGCGACAGCGGCGGGGGCCGAGATCGTGATGGGCCTGTCGGACCAGCCCTATGGCAGCCGCGATTTCATCTGCAAGGACCCGGAAGGCCACATCTGGTGCTTCGGGACATATGCGCCGCAGGTGACTTGA
- a CDS encoding histidine phosphatase family protein codes for MASSYPEITLVRHGETEWSASGKHTGRSDIPLNAKGEDAALGLGERLRDRRFAAVWSSPSMRARRTAELAGFGAVAEVKPDLAEWDYGAYEGLKTAEILSARPGWSLFRDGCPDGESVAAAQARADLVVAALRAVGGNVLVFSSAHFLRTLTARWLGLAAADGALFVLETASLSVLGYEHDMSEPVLRRWNDT; via the coding sequence ATGGCCAGTTCTTATCCCGAAATCACCCTGGTGCGGCATGGCGAGACCGAATGGAGCGCCAGCGGCAAGCATACCGGGCGCAGCGACATTCCGCTCAACGCCAAGGGCGAGGATGCCGCGCTCGGGCTCGGCGAAAGGCTGCGCGACAGACGCTTCGCCGCGGTCTGGTCGAGCCCATCCATGCGCGCCCGCCGCACCGCGGAGCTGGCCGGTTTCGGCGCTGTAGCCGAGGTGAAGCCCGATCTCGCCGAATGGGACTACGGCGCCTATGAAGGTCTGAAGACGGCAGAGATCCTCAGCGCGCGTCCCGGCTGGAGCCTGTTCCGTGACGGCTGCCCGGACGGCGAGAGCGTGGCCGCGGCCCAAGCCCGCGCCGACCTCGTGGTGGCGGCGTTGCGCGCGGTCGGCGGCAATGTGCTGGTGTTCTCCTCGGCGCATTTCCTGCGCACCCTTACCGCGCGCTGGCTCGGCCTTGCCGCCGCGGACGGCGCGCTGTTCGTGCTGGAGACGGCAAGCCTATCGGTGCTCGGCTACGAGCATGACATGAGCGAGCCGGTGTTGCGGCGATGGAACGATACCTGA
- a CDS encoding VOC family protein, with translation MNLNEISLPTKDIKVSIAFYQTLGLRLIVETEIYARFEMPDGEATMSLHRTDAKLGDEGVYVYFECVDLDERVKALKARGIIFENDPKVQRWLWREAWLKDPAGNRLCLYRAGENRKNPPWRIKG, from the coding sequence ATGAACCTCAACGAGATCAGCCTGCCGACGAAGGATATCAAGGTATCGATCGCCTTCTATCAGACGCTGGGCCTGAGGCTGATCGTCGAGACCGAGATCTATGCGCGCTTCGAAATGCCGGATGGCGAGGCGACGATGTCGCTGCACAGGACGGATGCGAAGCTCGGCGACGAGGGCGTCTATGTCTATTTCGAATGCGTCGATCTCGATGAGCGCGTGAAGGCGCTCAAGGCCCGGGGCATCATCTTCGAGAATGATCCGAAGGTTCAGCGCTGGTTATGGCGCGAAGCATGGCTGAAGGACCCCGCCGGCAATCGCCTATGTCTCTATCGGGCGGGCGAGAACCGCAAGAATCCGCCCTGGCGGATCAAGGGGTAG
- a CDS encoding FAD-dependent oxidoreductase: MSKLFPHLYTPYQVKKTEFRNRIFSTGHDTYLPENYLPSEALTAYHLARARGGAGLIVVQVVGVHETARYTDDLLMGTEDSCIKPFAKMIDAIHNEGTKVFVQLFHPGRELLGRPEGVAQAAFAPSFSPSERFRTAPRPMSLALVEEIIEGYGQVARRMAEAGADGVEIVGSHGYLPAQFLNPRVNRREDRFGGTLENRIRFVKEAAQRARALVHDDFIIGMRLSGDELDVDGLQEDETLAACRLLKDDLDYFNVIAGTSASQGGAIHIVPPMLIENAYVAPYARKLKQAIGKPVFVAGRINQPHEAEKVIAEGAADMCGMTRAMICDPQMPNKAKASATDDIRACIACNQACIGHFQLGLSISCIQHPETGRELAYGSKPKAAMRKRVMVVGGGPGGLKAAAVAAERGHDVTLYEKETQLGGQARFAQLLPARAEFGGIITNLTREAERAGARIVKGKAVTPDFLKSEAPDAVILASGSLPQRPPAEIGDDAHVVFAVDVLKGAKTGARVVIYDWLCDWIGLGVAEKLASEGADVRLAVNGLNAGMAIQNYTRDAHLARLHRAGVKILPMMRLYGADATTAYFVHTTAQEPVVLEDVDTIVLACPNAPEDSLTETVQSFEHYLIGDCLAARTAEEAVYEGLKAGMAV; this comes from the coding sequence ATGTCCAAGCTCTTCCCGCATCTCTACACCCCCTATCAGGTCAAGAAAACCGAATTCCGCAACCGGATCTTCTCGACCGGGCACGACACCTACCTGCCGGAGAACTACCTGCCGTCGGAGGCGCTCACCGCCTATCACCTGGCACGCGCCAGAGGCGGCGCCGGGCTCATCGTGGTGCAGGTCGTCGGCGTGCATGAAACGGCGCGCTACACGGACGATCTCCTGATGGGGACCGAGGACAGCTGCATCAAGCCCTTCGCGAAGATGATCGATGCCATTCACAATGAAGGCACCAAGGTTTTCGTCCAGCTCTTCCATCCGGGCCGCGAATTGCTGGGCCGGCCGGAAGGGGTGGCGCAGGCGGCATTCGCGCCGTCCTTCTCCCCCTCCGAACGCTTCCGGACCGCGCCCCGGCCGATGTCGCTGGCGCTGGTCGAGGAGATCATCGAAGGTTACGGCCAGGTGGCGCGGCGCATGGCGGAAGCGGGAGCCGACGGCGTCGAGATCGTCGGCAGCCACGGCTATCTGCCGGCGCAGTTCCTCAATCCGCGCGTCAACCGCCGCGAGGATCGCTTCGGCGGCACGCTCGAGAACCGCATCCGCTTTGTCAAGGAAGCGGCGCAACGGGCACGCGCTCTGGTGCATGATGATTTCATCATCGGCATGCGGCTGTCCGGCGACGAGCTCGATGTCGACGGGCTGCAGGAGGATGAGACGCTCGCCGCCTGCCGTCTCCTCAAGGACGATCTCGACTATTTCAACGTCATCGCCGGCACCTCGGCCTCGCAAGGCGGCGCCATTCATATCGTTCCGCCGATGCTGATCGAGAATGCCTATGTGGCGCCCTATGCGCGCAAGCTCAAGCAGGCCATCGGCAAGCCGGTCTTCGTGGCGGGGCGCATCAACCAGCCGCATGAGGCGGAGAAGGTGATCGCCGAGGGGGCTGCCGATATGTGCGGCATGACGCGGGCGATGATCTGCGATCCCCAAATGCCCAACAAGGCCAAGGCCAGCGCCACCGATGACATCCGCGCCTGCATCGCCTGCAACCAGGCCTGCATCGGGCATTTCCAGCTCGGTCTGTCGATCTCCTGCATCCAGCATCCCGAGACCGGACGCGAGCTCGCCTATGGCAGCAAACCGAAAGCGGCGATGCGCAAACGCGTGATGGTGGTCGGCGGTGGACCCGGCGGGCTCAAGGCGGCGGCGGTGGCGGCGGAGCGCGGCCACGACGTGACGCTCTATGAGAAGGAGACGCAGCTCGGCGGCCAGGCGCGCTTCGCGCAGTTGCTTCCCGCGCGCGCCGAATTCGGCGGCATCATCACCAATCTGACCCGCGAGGCGGAACGCGCCGGGGCCCGCATTGTCAAAGGCAAGGCGGTGACGCCGGACTTCCTGAAGAGCGAAGCTCCGGATGCGGTCATCCTCGCTTCGGGTTCGCTGCCGCAGCGGCCGCCGGCCGAGATCGGCGACGATGCGCATGTCGTGTTTGCGGTCGACGTGCTCAAAGGCGCCAAGACCGGCGCGCGTGTCGTCATTTATGACTGGCTGTGCGATTGGATCGGCCTCGGCGTCGCCGAGAAGCTCGCCAGCGAAGGGGCCGATGTGCGGCTCGCCGTCAACGGGCTCAATGCCGGCATGGCGATCCAGAACTATACGCGCGATGCGCATCTGGCGCGGCTCCATCGGGCCGGGGTAAAGATCCTGCCGATGATGCGGCTCTATGGCGCCGATGCAACCACCGCCTATTTCGTCCATACGACAGCGCAGGAGCCGGTGGTGCTGGAAGACGTCGACACGATCGTGCTCGCCTGTCCGAACGCGCCCGAGGATTCACTCACCGAGACGGTGCAAAGCTTCGAGCATTATCTCATCGGCGACTGTCTTGCCGCGCGCACCGCGGAAGAAGCTGTCTATGAGGGGCTCAAAGCGGGCATGGCGGTATGA
- a CDS encoding GNAT family N-acetyltransferase, translating to MDVPVLETPRLRLRAHVVGDFPAVMAMWSQDAVIHYISGKPMRPDECWTRILRYRGLWPLVGFGYWAVEEKDSGRFVGDVGFGDFHRMIEPPIHGFPEAGWVVSPDFHGKGYASEAVAAALGWLDAAGKGRSVCIIDPENTPSLRIAAKNGFREYQRTTFMSSEVILLERV from the coding sequence ATGGACGTTCCGGTTCTGGAGACGCCGCGGCTCAGGCTGCGCGCGCATGTGGTCGGTGATTTTCCCGCCGTCATGGCGATGTGGTCCCAGGATGCGGTCATCCACTATATCAGCGGCAAACCGATGCGGCCGGATGAATGCTGGACCCGGATCCTGCGATATCGCGGCCTGTGGCCGCTGGTCGGCTTCGGCTATTGGGCGGTGGAAGAGAAGGACAGCGGGCGCTTCGTCGGCGATGTCGGCTTCGGCGATTTCCACCGCATGATCGAGCCGCCGATCCATGGTTTTCCGGAGGCAGGCTGGGTGGTCAGCCCTGACTTCCACGGCAAGGGCTATGCGTCTGAAGCCGTGGCGGCGGCGCTCGGCTGGCTCGATGCGGCGGGCAAGGGCCGCAGCGTCTGCATCATCGACCCCGAAAATACGCCGTCTTTACGTATCGCGGCCAAGAACGGTTTCCGCGAATATCAGCGTACAACCTTCATGAGCAGCGAGGTGATCCTGCTCGAAAGGGTTTAG
- a CDS encoding GFA family protein has product MQYSGGCHCGRIAFDFETDAPVAEVIECNCSLCAKRGHLLAFVQRDKLTLKTAEKDLATYTFNTHRIRHHFCATCGVGPFGEGRAPNGAAMASINMRCVEGFAPEQVTIKKFDGRSK; this is encoded by the coding sequence ATGCAATATAGCGGCGGATGCCATTGCGGACGGATCGCCTTCGATTTCGAGACCGATGCGCCGGTTGCTGAAGTCATTGAATGCAACTGTTCACTGTGCGCAAAGCGCGGCCATCTGCTCGCTTTCGTGCAGCGCGACAAGCTCACTTTGAAGACGGCGGAGAAGGATCTCGCCACCTACACCTTCAATACCCATCGCATCCGCCATCATTTCTGCGCGACCTGCGGCGTCGGACCTTTCGGCGAGGGCAGGGCGCCCAATGGCGCCGCCATGGCGTCGATCAATATGCGCTGTGTCGAGGGCTTCGCGCCTGAGCAGGTCACGATCAAGAAATTCGACGGGCGCAGCAAATAG
- a CDS encoding LysR family transcriptional regulator, whose translation MQPNPTLDQLQILLAVAETGSFSGAGRKLNRAQSVISYGIANLEAQLGVKLFEREGTREPQLTEMGKAILEDARRMAGVMQRIRARVEGFNRGLESEVAVAIDPVLPAPVLIRTLRAFAQEFPTVGLRLNVGSLGSIVDQVVKGEADIGIGAVPGEADVRLIEIGLVTMVPVASPDHPLARLKGPVPLEDLREHTQLVVTDPSQRTRGRDFSVFAFRIWRLTDMHTKHLMIRAGLGWGGLPGWIIAEDLRQGLLVELDLEPYGQVQGPFFAMHRTDRQPGPAASWLIDIFKSKLGCFNEAAPDGLLPADLDGDVTRD comes from the coding sequence ATGCAGCCAAATCCCACGCTGGACCAGCTTCAGATCCTGCTCGCCGTGGCCGAGACCGGGAGCTTCTCGGGTGCCGGCCGCAAGCTCAATCGGGCCCAGTCCGTCATCAGTTACGGCATCGCCAATCTCGAGGCGCAGCTCGGCGTGAAGCTCTTCGAGCGCGAAGGCACGCGCGAACCGCAGCTCACCGAGATGGGCAAGGCGATCCTCGAGGATGCGAGGCGCATGGCGGGCGTCATGCAGCGCATCCGTGCCCGCGTCGAAGGTTTCAATCGCGGACTTGAAAGTGAGGTCGCCGTCGCCATCGATCCGGTGCTGCCGGCGCCGGTGCTGATCCGCACACTGAGAGCTTTCGCGCAAGAATTCCCAACTGTGGGCCTGCGCCTCAATGTCGGCTCGCTCGGATCTATCGTCGATCAGGTGGTGAAAGGGGAGGCGGATATCGGCATCGGCGCCGTTCCGGGAGAGGCGGATGTGCGTCTCATCGAGATCGGGCTCGTCACCATGGTGCCGGTGGCGTCACCTGACCATCCGCTCGCCCGCCTGAAGGGTCCGGTGCCGCTCGAGGATCTGCGCGAGCATACGCAACTCGTCGTCACCGACCCGTCGCAGCGCACGCGTGGACGGGATTTCAGCGTCTTCGCTTTCCGCATCTGGCGACTCACCGACATGCATACGAAGCATCTCATGATCCGGGCCGGCCTCGGCTGGGGTGGCCTGCCGGGCTGGATCATCGCCGAGGATCTGCGTCAGGGCCTTCTGGTCGAGCTCGATCTCGAGCCTTACGGCCAGGTGCAGGGGCCGTTCTTCGCCATGCACCGCACCGACCGCCAGCCGGGGCCAGCCGCTTCCTGGCTGATCGATATATTCAAAAGCAAGCTCGGCTGCTTCAACGAGGCCGCCCCCGACGGCCTCCTGCCGGCCGACCTTGATGGCGACGTCACACGAGATTAG
- a CDS encoding FMN-dependent NADH-azoreductase: MSILLVTSSPRGSASHSTRIATELAHKLQEADPSASLVLRDLAAHPLPHIDSDYASGIHTPPEKRNARQAELVRASDAAVDELAAADTIILATGFINFSISSTLKSWIDHVARAGRTFSYGESGPKGHLTGKKVYIVLASGGVYSEGAAVQFDHAIPYLRTALAFIGLTDVEIVRIEGVAMGPEAADTALKKATARVTQLALAAGNPHPAAAVAA; this comes from the coding sequence ATGTCCATCCTCCTCGTCACGTCCAGCCCCCGCGGCAGCGCCTCGCATTCGACCCGCATCGCCACGGAGCTCGCCCATAAGCTCCAGGAAGCCGACCCTTCGGCGTCACTGGTGCTGCGCGACCTTGCCGCCCATCCGCTGCCCCATATCGATTCCGACTATGCGTCGGGCATCCACACGCCGCCTGAGAAGCGCAATGCCCGCCAGGCCGAACTGGTCCGCGCCTCCGACGCCGCGGTCGATGAACTCGCCGCCGCCGACACGATCATCCTCGCCACCGGCTTCATCAATTTCAGCATCTCTTCGACGCTGAAATCCTGGATCGATCATGTCGCCCGCGCCGGGCGCACCTTTTCCTATGGCGAGAGCGGCCCCAAGGGCCATCTCACCGGCAAGAAGGTCTATATCGTGCTGGCGTCCGGCGGAGTCTATTCGGAAGGTGCTGCCGTTCAATTTGATCATGCGATCCCCTATCTGCGCACGGCGCTCGCCTTCATCGGTCTGACCGATGTCGAGATCGTCCGCATCGAGGGTGTTGCCATGGGCCCGGAGGCCGCTGACACCGCGTTGAAGAAAGCGACGGCCCGGGTCACTCAACTGGCCTTGGCGGCAGGAAATCCCCATCCCGCCGCCGCCGTCGCCGCCTGA
- a CDS encoding UdgX family uracil-DNA binding protein (This protein belongs to the uracil DNA glycosylase superfamily, members of which act in excision repair of DNA. However, it belongs more specifically to UdgX branch, whose founding member was found to bind uracil in DNA (where it does not belong), without cleaving it, appears to promote DNA repair by a pathway involving RecA, rather than base excision.), producing MADTVEKPSSPAARTIAQLSREAQSCRRCALYKNATQTVFGEGSPRAAIMFVGEQPGDQEDRQGRPFVGPAGRLFDQALAEAGIDREETYVTNAVKHFKYEPRGKKRIHKRPDRGEIEACRWWLHAEIRLIKPKLIVALGATAARALSGRTVTISKLRGETLEFQGHMGLVTVHPSFLLRVPDAASRAEEYRKFITDLKRAARLGA from the coding sequence ATGGCCGATACTGTCGAAAAGCCATCCAGTCCTGCGGCGCGGACGATTGCACAATTGAGCCGCGAAGCTCAGTCCTGCCGCCGTTGCGCGCTTTACAAGAACGCCACTCAGACCGTGTTCGGCGAGGGATCACCCCGCGCCGCGATCATGTTTGTCGGCGAGCAGCCGGGCGATCAGGAAGATCGTCAGGGTCGGCCCTTTGTCGGTCCGGCGGGGCGGCTCTTCGACCAAGCCCTCGCTGAAGCTGGCATTGACCGCGAAGAGACCTATGTCACCAATGCGGTGAAGCACTTCAAATATGAACCGCGCGGCAAGAAGCGCATCCACAAGCGCCCCGATCGCGGCGAGATCGAAGCCTGCCGCTGGTGGCTCCATGCCGAGATCAGGCTCATCAAGCCGAAGCTCATCGTGGCGCTTGGCGCCACCGCGGCGCGCGCACTCAGCGGCCGTACCGTCACCATCTCGAAATTGCGGGGCGAAACGCTTGAGTTCCAAGGACATATGGGCCTAGTCACCGTGCATCCCTCCTTTCTGCTGCGCGTGCCTGACGCAGCTTCTCGTGCAGAGGAATATCGCAAGTTCATCACAGACCTGAAGCGCGCCGCCCGCCTCGGCGCGTGA
- a CDS encoding secondary thiamine-phosphate synthase enzyme YjbQ encodes MRQLQDEIAITTRGQGFTEITGEARHFVKVSGILTGQLTLFVQHTSASLLIQENADPDVRRDLGEFFRRLVPEGASWMIHRSEGPDDMPAHIKSALTQVSLTIPISAGELVLGTWQGIYLFEHRDAPHRRRVLLHLIGE; translated from the coding sequence ATGCGCCAGCTTCAGGACGAGATCGCGATCACTACCCGAGGTCAAGGTTTTACCGAGATCACCGGGGAGGCTCGGCATTTCGTCAAGGTGAGCGGCATCCTGACCGGCCAGCTCACGCTCTTCGTGCAGCATACATCGGCTTCGCTGCTTATCCAGGAAAATGCCGATCCCGATGTGCGCCGCGATCTCGGCGAGTTCTTCCGCAGGCTGGTGCCGGAAGGGGCGAGCTGGATGATCCATCGCAGCGAAGGGCCCGACGACATGCCGGCTCATATCAAATCGGCGCTGACGCAGGTGTCGCTGACGATCCCGATCAGTGCTGGCGAGCTGGTTCTCGGAACCTGGCAAGGCATCTATCTTTTCGAACATCGCGACGCGCCGCACCGGCGCCGGGTGCTGCTGCATCTGATCGGCGAGTGA
- a CDS encoding host attachment protein: protein MAVDRLKYKDWIVATDGGRALILRNDGTTAQPKLTMLRKHDQNVPPTRDLGTDKPGRTHSGMGPGRAAIEPTDLHQQAEDRLMKEVADALAEDLRLRKFSTLIVAAAPTSLGALRKAMSDELRKTVAAEVPKNFTGMDIATLGDALSQALEAA from the coding sequence ATGGCCGTCGATCGCCTCAAATACAAGGACTGGATTGTCGCCACCGATGGTGGACGCGCGCTGATCTTGCGCAATGACGGTACGACAGCGCAACCCAAGCTCACAATGCTGCGCAAGCACGACCAGAATGTGCCGCCGACGCGCGATCTGGGCACCGACAAGCCGGGCCGCACGCATTCAGGAATGGGCCCGGGCCGTGCGGCCATCGAGCCGACCGACCTGCATCAGCAGGCGGAGGACCGCCTGATGAAGGAAGTGGCGGATGCCTTGGCCGAGGATCTGCGGCTACGGAAATTCTCGACATTGATCGTGGCGGCAGCACCCACATCCTTGGGGGCCTTGCGCAAGGCCATGAGCGATGAGCTAAGAAAGACCGTCGCCGCCGAGGTACCGAAGAACTTCACCGGCATGGACATCGCCACACTTGGCGATGCGCTCAGCCAGGCCCTCGAAGCCGCGTGA
- a CDS encoding HlyU family transcriptional regulator, whose translation MSFLKSLFGLGGGKAGGDGPVAAAKEAEHKGFIIRATPYKEGGQFQTAGTISKEIDGEMKEYKFVRADRFSTLEEAADLSLSKGRQIVDEQGDRMFK comes from the coding sequence ATGTCATTTCTGAAATCCCTGTTCGGTCTGGGTGGCGGCAAAGCGGGGGGCGACGGCCCGGTCGCGGCGGCGAAGGAGGCCGAGCACAAGGGCTTCATCATCCGCGCCACGCCGTACAAGGAAGGCGGACAATTCCAGACCGCCGGCACGATCTCTAAGGAGATCGACGGCGAGATGAAGGAGTACAAATTTGTGCGCGCTGATCGCTTCTCGACGCTCGAGGAAGCCGCCGACCTGTCTCTGTCGAAAGGACGCCAGATCGTCGACGAGCAGGGCGACAGGATGTTCAAATAA